A genome region from Anaerolineae bacterium includes the following:
- the truA gene encoding tRNA pseudouridine(38-40) synthase TruA codes for MALRLRAIVEYDGTRYAGFQRQANALTVQGEIESVLRRLTQEDVRILAAGRTDAGVHALGQVIAFDTNWSHPLQELHQGMNALLPEDIAVRRLDEAPAGFHPRYDALSRLYRYQIWNEPIRSPLRCRYAWHVPQALDVQAMAEATRLLVGAHDFATFGTPTQGESTVRQVYRIEWHREGSLVWMDIEANGFLRTMVRCIVGTALQVGLGNMSGEEFARRFASRDRSQTSPPAPAQGLCLMAVRYADGYAPEHFEGVRMK; via the coding sequence ATGGCGCTCCGATTGCGGGCCATCGTGGAGTATGACGGCACACGGTACGCGGGATTCCAGCGCCAGGCGAATGCGCTGACGGTTCAAGGAGAGATTGAGTCCGTTTTACGGCGGTTAACACAAGAGGATGTGCGGATTTTGGCCGCCGGCCGCACCGACGCCGGCGTGCACGCCCTGGGGCAGGTGATCGCGTTCGATACGAACTGGTCCCACCCGCTCCAGGAACTGCACCAGGGGATGAACGCCCTTCTGCCGGAGGATATCGCGGTGCGGCGGCTGGATGAGGCGCCGGCGGGGTTTCACCCGCGCTATGATGCGCTGAGCCGGCTGTATCGTTACCAAATCTGGAACGAGCCGATTCGCTCGCCGCTCCGCTGTCGCTATGCCTGGCATGTCCCGCAGGCGCTGGACGTGCAGGCGATGGCGGAAGCAACCCGTTTGCTGGTGGGCGCGCACGATTTTGCCACCTTCGGCACGCCCACGCAGGGGGAGTCCACGGTGCGCCAGGTCTACCGCATCGAGTGGCACCGCGAGGGCTCCCTGGTGTGGATGGATATCGAGGCCAACGGGTTTTTGCGAACGATGGTGCGCTGTATCGTTGGCACGGCCCTGCAGGTGGGGCTGGGGAATATGAGCGGGGAGGAGTTTGCGCGGCGCTTTGCGTCGCGAGACCGCTCGCAGACCAGCCCGCCGGCGCCCGCACAGGGGCTATGTCTGATGGCCGTGCGGTATGCCGATGGATACGCGCCAGAACACTTCGAAGGAGTCAGGATGAAGTGA
- the rpsK gene encoding 30S ribosomal protein S11: MSPVRRKKTARREKRIVPVGQVHIQASFNNTIVTITDPKGNVLGWKSAGSVGFKGSRKSTPFAAQQAAVEAAKLAQDMGMQEVDVFVKGPGPGREAAIRSIQSAGLRVRSITDVTPIPHNGCRPPKKRRV, encoded by the coding sequence ATGTCACCAGTCAGGCGAAAAAAGACGGCTCGCCGAGAAAAGCGGATTGTGCCCGTCGGGCAGGTGCATATCCAGGCATCATTCAACAATACGATCGTGACCATCACGGACCCGAAGGGGAACGTGTTGGGCTGGAAGAGCGCCGGCTCCGTGGGCTTCAAGGGCTCTCGCAAGAGCACGCCCTTTGCCGCCCAGCAGGCGGCGGTGGAGGCGGCCAAGCTGGCCCAGGATATGGGCATGCAGGAGGTGGACGTCTTTGTCAAAGGCCCGGGCCCCGGGCGCGAGGCGGCCATCCGCTCCATCCAGAGCGCCGGCCTGCGGGTGCGCTCCATCACCGATGTGACGCCCATCCCGCACAACGGCTGTCGGCCGCCGAAGAAGCGGCGCGTGTAA
- a CDS encoding DNA-directed RNA polymerase subunit alpha, which yields MLTQVLPQIECEASSQQYGRFVISPLESGYGITLGNALRRVLLSSLPGAAVTSIRVSDVPHEFATIPHVKEDMTAFILNVKQLRFKIHSDTDESYRIYLSVTQEGEVTAADLQCPSQVEVVNPELHLLTADSNEVNLDIEMVVSRGRGYSPAEERGKLPIGEIPVDAIFSPVRKANFQVSRTRVGQMTNYDRLVMEIWTDGTITPEAALIESARILVEQFSRIARLQEVPVSVSEPEEKKERIPSKVARMPIEDLGLSVRAFNCLKRAGISTVGEILHMLEQGEDELLAIRNFGRKSLSELLTILQSKGFLSYIEYTPSASARAASEEEEEELEEDEDYIEDEELE from the coding sequence TTGTTAACGCAAGTTTTGCCCCAAATCGAGTGTGAAGCGAGCTCTCAGCAGTATGGGCGCTTTGTCATCAGCCCATTGGAGAGCGGCTATGGGATCACGCTGGGAAACGCCCTGCGCCGCGTCCTGCTCTCGTCTTTACCCGGGGCTGCAGTGACTTCCATTCGCGTGAGCGATGTGCCGCACGAGTTCGCGACCATCCCTCACGTGAAAGAGGATATGACCGCGTTCATCTTGAACGTGAAGCAACTGCGTTTCAAGATTCACTCGGATACCGATGAATCGTACCGGATTTACCTGAGCGTCACGCAGGAGGGGGAGGTGACTGCGGCGGACCTGCAGTGCCCTTCCCAGGTGGAGGTGGTGAATCCGGAACTGCATTTGCTGACGGCGGATTCCAACGAAGTCAATCTGGATATCGAGATGGTGGTCAGCCGGGGGCGGGGGTATTCGCCGGCGGAAGAGCGAGGCAAACTGCCCATCGGGGAGATCCCGGTGGATGCCATCTTCAGCCCGGTGCGCAAGGCGAATTTCCAGGTCTCCCGCACCCGCGTCGGACAGATGACCAACTATGACCGCCTGGTCATGGAAATCTGGACCGACGGCACCATCACGCCAGAGGCGGCCCTGATTGAAAGCGCGCGCATCCTGGTGGAGCAGTTCTCCCGCATCGCGCGCCTTCAGGAAGTACCGGTGAGCGTGTCCGAGCCGGAAGAGAAGAAGGAGCGCATCCCCAGCAAGGTGGCGCGCATGCCCATCGAGGACCTGGGGTTGTCGGTGCGGGCGTTCAACTGCCTGAAGCGCGCCGGCATCTCCACCGTTGGGGAAATCCTGCACATGCTGGAGCAGGGCGAGGATGAACTGCTGGCTATCCGCAACTTTGGGCGGAAGTCGCTCAGCGAACTGCTCACCATTTTGCAGTCCAAGGGGTTCCTGTCCTATATCGAGTATACGCCCTCGGCCTCTGCTCGGGCCGCGTCAGAAGAAGAAGAGGAAGAGCTGGAAGAGGACGAGGACTATATCGAGGACGAGGAGCTGGAGTAG
- the rpsM gene encoding 30S ribosomal protein S13 produces the protein MARIAGVDLPRDKRVEIALTYIYGIGRTSSNKILQKANVNPDTRVKDLTEAEIGRIREIIDREYKVEGDLRREVSMNIKRLMEIGCYRGLRHRRNLPVRGQRTRTNARTKRGPRKTVAGRKRSRAKK, from the coding sequence ATGGCACGTATTGCTGGGGTAGACTTACCTCGAGATAAGCGGGTGGAGATTGCCCTGACCTACATCTACGGCATCGGGCGAACCTCCAGCAACAAGATTTTGCAGAAGGCGAACGTCAATCCGGACACCCGGGTGAAGGACTTGACGGAGGCGGAGATCGGCCGCATCCGCGAGATCATCGACCGGGAATATAAGGTGGAGGGTGACCTGCGCCGCGAAGTGTCCATGAACATCAAGCGGCTGATGGAAATCGGCTGTTATCGTGGACTGCGGCATCGGCGCAACCTGCCCGTGCGCGGTCAGCGCACCCGCACCAATGCGCGCACGAAGCGCGGTCCGCGCAAGACGGTCGCCGGCCGCAAGCGGTCGCGGGCCAAGAAGTAA
- the rpsD gene encoding 30S ribosomal protein S4: MARYTGPVCKLCRREGQKLYLKGERCYTSKCAFERRSYPAGQHGPNRRWRRKESDFALQLREKQRARRIYGVLERQFRRYFEEAERMPGLTGANLLALLESRLDNVVFRMGLADSRAQARQLVLHGHVTLNGRKTNIPSALVKPGDVVSITERARRLTYFRERMDHLMKHQPPEWLSLDPQRAAAKVLEVPRREQIDVRLNEQLIVEYYSR; this comes from the coding sequence ATGGCTAGGTATACGGGACCAGTCTGCAAGCTGTGTCGCCGAGAAGGTCAGAAGTTATACTTGAAAGGCGAACGGTGCTATACGTCGAAATGCGCCTTTGAACGGCGGAGCTATCCGGCCGGCCAGCACGGCCCCAACCGGCGTTGGCGCCGGAAGGAATCGGACTTCGCCCTCCAGCTTCGCGAGAAGCAGCGCGCCCGCCGCATCTACGGCGTGCTGGAACGGCAGTTCCGGCGCTACTTCGAAGAGGCTGAGCGCATGCCGGGCCTGACGGGTGCAAACCTGCTGGCCCTGCTGGAGTCGCGGCTGGATAACGTCGTCTTCCGCATGGGGCTGGCGGATTCGCGCGCCCAGGCGCGCCAGCTTGTCCTGCACGGACATGTCACGCTGAACGGGCGGAAGACCAACATCCCATCGGCGCTGGTGAAGCCCGGGGATGTGGTTTCCATCACGGAGCGTGCGCGCCGGCTGACCTACTTCCGCGAGCGCATGGATCACCTGATGAAGCACCAGCCGCCCGAATGGCTGTCGCTGGACCCCCAGCGGGCAGCGGCCAAGGTGCTCGAGGTGCCGCGGCGCGAGCAGATCGACGTGCGTCTCAACGAACAGCTCATTGTGGAGTACTACAGCCGTTAA
- the rplM gene encoding 50S ribosomal protein L13 encodes MSDGRAVCRWIRARTLRRSQDEVRTYTLKEKDIQREWYVVDAAGKTLGRLATEIAKILRGKHKPYYTPHMDCGDYVIVINADKIRVTGRKLDQKMYYWHSGYPGGLKSVTLRRQLQTHPERVLQAAVRGMLPKNRLGRKMFKKLKVYASPEHPHQAQQPKPLEL; translated from the coding sequence ATGTCTGATGGCCGTGCGGTATGCCGATGGATACGCGCCAGAACACTTCGAAGGAGTCAGGATGAAGTGAGAACCTATACGCTGAAAGAGAAAGACATCCAACGCGAGTGGTACGTGGTGGATGCCGCCGGCAAGACGCTGGGCCGGCTCGCCACGGAAATCGCCAAGATCCTGCGCGGCAAGCACAAACCCTATTACACGCCGCACATGGACTGCGGGGATTACGTCATCGTCATTAACGCGGACAAGATCCGCGTCACTGGCCGCAAGCTGGACCAGAAGATGTATTACTGGCATTCCGGGTATCCCGGAGGGCTGAAATCGGTCACCCTGCGCCGGCAGTTGCAGACACACCCGGAGCGGGTCCTGCAGGCCGCGGTGCGGGGCATGCTGCCGAAGAACCGGCTGGGCCGCAAGATGTTCAAGAAACTGAAAGTCTACGCTTCGCCGGAACATCCGCATCAGGCCCAACAGCCCAAGCCACTGGAACTGTGA
- the rplQ gene encoding 50S ribosomal protein L17, which translates to MRHRVAGKKLSRSTGHRQALFRNLTTELLRHGKIRTTEAKAEAIRPSAEKLITIAKKGLKDESYALHARRLVAARLNDPQVVKKVFEEIAPRYLERPGGYTRVLKLGRRQGDGAEMVLLELVE; encoded by the coding sequence ATGAGGCATCGAGTCGCAGGAAAAAAGCTGAGTCGTTCGACTGGACATAGACAAGCGCTGTTCCGCAACCTGACGACGGAACTGCTCCGGCATGGCAAGATCCGCACCACCGAGGCGAAGGCGGAAGCCATCCGCCCCTCGGCGGAGAAGCTGATCACCATCGCCAAGAAGGGCCTGAAGGATGAGAGCTATGCGCTCCACGCCCGCCGGCTGGTGGCGGCCCGCCTGAATGACCCGCAGGTGGTGAAGAAGGTGTTTGAGGAGATTGCGCCGCGCTACCTGGAGCGGCCGGGCGGCTACACGCGTGTCCTGAAGCTGGGCCGCCGGCAGGGCGACGGCGCTGAGATGGTCCTGCTGGAGCTGGTCGAATAA